The DNA window CGACATCCAGGAATTCATGGTCATGCCGATCGGTGCCGTGTCGTTCGCCGAAGCGCTCAGAATGTGCGCCGAGATTTACCACACCCTCAAGAAGGTGCTCAAGGACAAGGGCCTGGCGACCGCCATCGGCGACGAGGGCGGCTTCGCCCCCAACCTGGCTTCGAACGAGGAGGCCCTCAAGGTGATCGTGGCCGCGATCGAACAGGCCGGCTACAAGCCGGGCGGGCAGGTGGCGCTGGCGCTGGACGTCGCCGCGACCGAGCTTTATGAGAACGGCAAGTACAACCTCGCCGGCGAGGGGATCGTCAAGACGCCGGCCGAAATGGTCGCTTACTACGAGAGCCTGGTCGCCAAGTACCCGATCATATCGATCGAGGACGGCATGAGCGAGGACGATTGGGACGGCTGGAAGCTGCTGACCGACAAGCTCGGCGGCAAAATCCAACTGGTCGGCGACGATCTGTTCGTCACCAACACCGAGCGCCTGGCGCGCGGCATCAAAGCGCACACGGCCAACTCCATCCTCGTCAAGGTCAACCAGATCGGCACCCTCACCGAGACCTTCGACACCATCGAAATGGCCAAGCGGGCCGGCTATACCTGCGTCATCTCCCACCGCTCGGGCGAGACGGAGGACGCCACCATCGCCGACATCGCCGTGGCCGTGAACGCCGGCCAGATCAAGACCGGCGCCCCGGCCCGCACCGACCGGGTGGCCAAGTACAACCAGCTGCTGCGCATCGAGGAAGAGCTGGGCGAGACGGCCAGGTTCCGGGGCGGCGACGTATTCTACAACCGCAAATAATAACCTTCAGACACGGAAAGCCTCGGCGAAAGCCGGGGCTTTTGCGTTTGGGGACGGCGGGTAGGGGGCCCTGCTTCGGCGGATGGCCGCCGGGGCAGGCGGCGCATACAATGCGCTCTCCGCCGGAAGACTAACAGCAGCCATCGCCGGGACTTTATTCCCTTTATATCGCGCCGCAGAGGAAAAATAGCCGGGTCAATATAATATATAGTACACAACCTACTGACGGGGGGAATTAGGCATGCAGAAATGGTGCGACACCATCCTCGACGCGGTCGGGAAAACGCCGCTGGTCCTCCTTGGGCGCATCTCACCCGCAGGCGGGGCGAAGATTTACGCCAAGGTCGAAGGCGTCAATCCCGGCGGCAGCGTCAAGACCCGGACCGCCTTCGCCATGATCGAGGCGGCTGAGCGCACCGGTCAGCTAAAGCCGGGTGCGATAATCGTCGAGGTGACGAGCGGCAACCAGGGGATCGCGATGGCCATGATCGGCGCCGTCAAGGGCTACGCGGTCCGCATCGTCATGCCCGAAAACATGAGCGTGGAGCGGCAAAAGCTCATCAGGGCCTATGGCGCGGAAATCATCCTTACCCCGGCCGGCGCCAGCATCACCGAAGCGATCGAAAAAGCGCTGGCGGTGGCTGACGATATGGCCGCCAAAGACAGCCGCGTTTTCCTGCCCAGGCAGTTCGAGAACGTCAACAACCCCGACATCCATCGCCGTACCACCGGACAGGAGATTCTCGCCCAGATGCCGGGCCCCGTCGACGCGTTCGTGGCCGGCTTCGGCACCGGCGGCACCATCACCGGCGTGGGCGAAGTGCTGAAGAAGGCTTATCCCGACGTCAGGATCTTCGCCGCCGAACCCAAGAACGCCGCCATTCTCGCCGGCAAGCCGGTCGGCCACCATATCCAGCAGGGCATCGGCGACGGCGTCATCCCGC is part of the Selenomonadales bacterium 4137-cl genome and encodes:
- the eno gene encoding phosphopyruvate hydratase, yielding MTTITDVFAREIMDSRGNPTVEVDVLLEDGSLGRAAVPSGASTGAYEAVELRDGDKGRYQGKGVLQAVENVNNIIANEIIGLDALDQTDIDTIMLKLDGTPNKAKLGANAILGVSMAVAKAAAVSLGMPLYKYLGGINAKELPVPMMNIMNGGKHADNNVDIQEFMVMPIGAVSFAEALRMCAEIYHTLKKVLKDKGLATAIGDEGGFAPNLASNEEALKVIVAAIEQAGYKPGGQVALALDVAATELYENGKYNLAGEGIVKTPAEMVAYYESLVAKYPIISIEDGMSEDDWDGWKLLTDKLGGKIQLVGDDLFVTNTERLARGIKAHTANSILVKVNQIGTLTETFDTIEMAKRAGYTCVISHRSGETEDATIADIAVAVNAGQIKTGAPARTDRVAKYNQLLRIEEELGETARFRGGDVFYNRK
- the cysK gene encoding cysteine synthase A, with translation MQKWCDTILDAVGKTPLVLLGRISPAGGAKIYAKVEGVNPGGSVKTRTAFAMIEAAERTGQLKPGAIIVEVTSGNQGIAMAMIGAVKGYAVRIVMPENMSVERQKLIRAYGAEIILTPAGASITEAIEKALAVADDMAAKDSRVFLPRQFENVNNPDIHRRTTGQEILAQMPGPVDAFVAGFGTGGTITGVGEVLKKAYPDVRIFAAEPKNAAILAGKPVGHHIQQGIGDGVIPPILNRDLIDDLVQVSDDEACETSRRLAREEGILCGVSSGTNACAAIKVAQKLGPGKSVVTVLPDTGERYLSTGLFDCNKTTKK